A window from bacterium encodes these proteins:
- a CDS encoding HAMP domain-containing protein, whose protein sequence is MAGKHRKAPMASRDARVARAYAPPSEEQLKTLLEAMLRAKNGDFSVRLPLVSDGVLADIFQAFNGFVEINQKVTDEHLRIRRVIGQEGHMGERANLAGLQGSWKLTLDAINLLIEDLIQPISEVGRVIISVAEGDLTHKMPLEIEGVAIKGEFLQIGTTVNQMVDQLNAFAGEVTRVAREVGSEGKLGGQAQVKGVSGTWKDLTESVNFMAGNLTNQVRNIAQVSTAVAKGDLSQKITVDVRGEMLELKNTLNTMVDQLNSFASEVTRVAREVGSEGKLGGQAEVKGVSGTWRDLTDSVNFMAGNLTNQVRNIAQVSTAIAKGDLSQKITVDVKGEMLELKNTINTMVDQLNAFAGEVTRVAREVGSEGMLGGQAQVKGVSGTWKDLTESVNFMAGNLTNQVRNIAQVSTAIAKGDLSQKITVDVKGEILELKNTINTMVDQLNSFASEVTRVAREVGSEGKLGGQAQVKGVSGTWRDLTESVNFMAGNLTNQVRGIVQVVTAVANGDLKKKLRLEVRGEIADLAETINNMTDTLSLFSDQVISVAREVGIEGKLGGQAKVPGVSGTWKDLTDNVNQLAENLTNQVRAIAEVSTAVTKGDLSRSISIHAKGEVAELKDNINQMIANLRATTKQNTEQDWLKTNLAKFTGLMQGQKSLMGVAKLIMSELTPAVGGQHGVFYLAESGKTGDSTLKLISSYAYRERKNLANRFHLGEGLVGQSALEKQSILLSHVPDDYIKISSGLGEGSPVNIIVLPVIFEGEVKAIIELASFEPFSPIHQSFLEQLMDRLGVVMNTISATMRTEELLQELTRSNAMLEGQTKSLEDKARLLEVKNKEVELASASLEEKAKQLAQVSKYKSEFLANMSHELRTPLNSIMILAKLLAENKDQNLTPKQVEFSSTVYTAGNDLLNLINEILDLSKVESGKMEIAAKHVSLDDLLAYLEVTFRPMAQQKGLDFLVMTEPGTPDSLYTDEQRLQQILKNLLSNAFKFTEHGQIVLRIGLAEKGTLFRSAGLKEADQVLAFSITDTGPGIPKDKQSVIFEAFQQADSSIARKYGGTGLGLTISREIANLLGGEIHLQSEVGKGSTFTLFLPRKFEGPIAPRPVFEARRPEAIANRLSVTMLEEPLAEAKPSEPKSGEPSELAVADDRNDLKVGDKVLLIVEDDLAFARILLTMAREKGFKGIIAPNGETAIALIQRYHPNAISLDLKMPDVSGWDVMNWIRSHPRYSQIPVFVISVVSRPEQENKLGAFAYLQKPVAKEQLESLLGQVSAILEKKVGSVLVLDSDAAKRNEIMRLLEAENLELTAVATGAEAIAALKEKAFDCLVTKGGIADMTPEELWERLGLELEIQNLPLLIHVGQDLSEADMNRLKHLAAAFGYKPPAAPMHEPSEPAPPSPPESHPPGEAQALLSERTVLIVDDDVRSIFALASALEAYGMTALFAENGQDGISTLKAHPDIDLVLMDIMMPEMSGYDAMRIIRAIPAFKGLPIIALTAKAMPGDREEALKAGASDYIAKPVDLDQLVALLSRWLPAKIGKAG, encoded by the coding sequence ATGGCCGGCAAGCACAGGAAAGCGCCCATGGCTTCTCGAGATGCCCGAGTCGCGCGCGCGTACGCCCCGCCCTCCGAAGAACAGCTGAAGACCCTCCTGGAAGCGATGCTCCGGGCCAAGAACGGGGATTTCTCGGTGCGCCTTCCCCTCGTTTCCGATGGCGTGCTGGCCGACATCTTCCAGGCGTTCAACGGCTTCGTCGAGATCAACCAGAAGGTCACGGACGAGCATCTGCGAATTCGGCGGGTCATCGGGCAGGAAGGCCACATGGGCGAGCGGGCGAACCTCGCCGGCCTGCAAGGGAGCTGGAAGCTCACCCTCGACGCCATCAACCTTCTCATCGAGGACCTCATCCAGCCCATCTCGGAGGTGGGCCGCGTCATCATCTCGGTTGCCGAGGGCGATCTCACCCACAAGATGCCGCTGGAAATCGAGGGTGTGGCGATCAAGGGCGAGTTCCTGCAAATCGGCACCACCGTCAATCAGATGGTGGACCAGCTTAACGCGTTTGCGGGTGAGGTCACCCGGGTGGCTCGCGAAGTGGGCTCGGAGGGCAAGCTGGGCGGTCAGGCCCAGGTGAAGGGCGTGAGCGGCACCTGGAAGGACCTGACCGAGAGCGTCAACTTCATGGCCGGTAATCTGACCAACCAGGTGCGCAACATCGCCCAGGTCTCGACCGCGGTCGCCAAGGGCGACCTGTCGCAGAAGATCACGGTGGATGTCAGGGGCGAGATGCTCGAGCTCAAGAATACCCTCAACACCATGGTGGACCAGCTCAACTCCTTCGCGAGCGAAGTGACGAGGGTCGCCCGAGAGGTGGGATCCGAGGGGAAGCTGGGCGGCCAGGCCGAGGTCAAGGGGGTGAGTGGGACCTGGCGCGATTTGACCGACAGCGTCAACTTCATGGCCGGGAACCTCACCAACCAGGTGCGAAACATCGCCCAGGTCTCGACGGCGATCGCCAAGGGCGACCTCTCTCAGAAGATCACGGTGGATGTCAAAGGCGAGATGCTCGAGCTCAAGAACACCATCAACACGATGGTGGACCAGCTTAACGCGTTTGCGGGTGAGGTCACCCGCGTGGCCCGCGAGGTCGGTTCGGAAGGGATGCTGGGGGGCCAGGCTCAGGTAAAGGGTGTCAGCGGGACCTGGAAGGACCTGACCGAGAGCGTCAACTTCATGGCCGGTAATCTGACCAACCAGGTGCGAAACATCGCGCAGGTCTCGACCGCGATCGCCAAAGGCGACCTGTCGCAGAAGATCACGGTGGACGTCAAAGGCGAGATCCTGGAGCTGAAGAACACCATCAACACCATGGTCGACCAGCTCAACTCGTTCGCGAGCGAAGTCACCCGCGTGGCCCGGGAAGTGGGCTCGGAGGGCAAGCTGGGGGGCCAGGCGCAGGTGAAAGGCGTCAGCGGCACCTGGCGGGACCTGACCGAGAGCGTCAACTTCATGGCCGGGAATCTGACCAATCAGGTGCGAGGCATCGTTCAGGTCGTGACGGCGGTCGCCAACGGCGATCTGAAGAAGAAGCTACGGCTCGAGGTCCGGGGCGAGATCGCGGACCTCGCCGAGACCATCAACAACATGACCGACACGCTGAGCCTCTTCTCGGACCAGGTCATCTCGGTGGCCCGCGAGGTCGGCATCGAAGGGAAGCTCGGTGGGCAGGCGAAAGTCCCTGGCGTCAGCGGCACCTGGAAGGATTTGACCGACAACGTCAACCAGCTGGCCGAGAACCTCACCAATCAGGTGCGCGCCATCGCCGAGGTTTCGACCGCCGTCACGAAGGGGGATCTCAGCCGCTCCATCAGCATCCATGCCAAGGGCGAGGTGGCGGAGCTCAAGGACAACATCAACCAGATGATCGCGAACCTCAGGGCGACGACCAAGCAGAACACGGAGCAAGATTGGCTGAAAACCAATCTCGCCAAGTTCACGGGCCTCATGCAGGGGCAGAAGAGCCTGATGGGGGTCGCGAAGCTCATCATGTCCGAGCTGACACCCGCGGTCGGCGGCCAGCACGGGGTCTTCTACCTGGCGGAAAGCGGCAAGACCGGGGATAGCACCCTGAAGCTCATCAGCAGCTATGCGTATCGAGAGCGAAAGAACCTTGCCAATCGCTTCCACCTCGGTGAGGGCCTGGTCGGACAGTCCGCGCTGGAGAAGCAGAGCATCTTGCTCTCGCACGTGCCAGACGACTACATCAAGATCTCGAGCGGTCTCGGCGAGGGCTCACCGGTCAACATCATCGTGCTGCCCGTGATCTTCGAAGGGGAGGTCAAGGCCATCATCGAGCTCGCCTCCTTCGAGCCCTTTAGCCCCATCCATCAGAGCTTCCTGGAGCAGCTCATGGATCGCCTGGGGGTCGTGATGAACACCATCTCGGCCACCATGCGCACCGAGGAGCTGCTCCAGGAGCTCACCCGCTCCAATGCGATGCTCGAAGGGCAGACCAAGAGTCTGGAAGACAAAGCACGGCTGCTCGAAGTGAAGAACAAAGAAGTCGAGCTTGCGAGCGCATCGCTCGAAGAAAAGGCCAAGCAACTGGCCCAGGTCTCCAAGTACAAGTCCGAGTTCCTCGCCAACATGTCGCACGAGCTGCGCACCCCGCTCAACAGCATCATGATCCTGGCCAAGCTCCTGGCGGAGAACAAGGACCAGAACCTGACGCCAAAGCAGGTGGAGTTCTCGAGCACCGTCTACACGGCAGGCAACGATCTGCTCAACCTCATCAACGAGATCCTGGATCTCTCCAAGGTGGAGTCGGGCAAGATGGAGATCGCCGCCAAGCACGTTTCGCTCGACGACCTCTTGGCGTATCTGGAGGTCACCTTCAGGCCCATGGCCCAGCAGAAAGGCCTCGATTTCCTGGTCATGACCGAGCCCGGAACACCGGATAGCCTCTACACGGACGAGCAGCGCCTCCAGCAAATTCTGAAGAACTTGCTCTCCAACGCCTTCAAGTTCACGGAGCACGGTCAGATCGTCTTGCGCATCGGCTTGGCGGAAAAGGGCACCCTCTTCCGGAGCGCGGGCTTGAAAGAGGCCGACCAGGTCCTGGCCTTCTCGATCACCGACACCGGACCGGGCATCCCCAAGGACAAGCAGAGCGTCATCTTCGAGGCTTTCCAGCAGGCCGACAGCTCCATCGCTCGCAAATACGGCGGCACGGGGCTGGGGCTGACCATCAGCCGCGAAATCGCCAACTTGCTCGGCGGCGAGATTCACCTCCAGAGCGAAGTGGGCAAGGGAAGCACCTTTACGCTCTTCCTGCCCCGGAAATTCGAGGGGCCCATCGCGCCGCGGCCCGTCTTCGAGGCCCGTCGGCCCGAGGCCATCGCCAATCGCTTGAGCGTGACGATGCTCGAAGAGCCCCTCGCCGAGGCGAAACCTAGCGAGCCAAAGTCCGGCGAGCCAAGCGAGCTCGCCGTGGCGGACGATCGAAACGATCTCAAGGTTGGCGACAAGGTCTTGCTCATCGTGGAGGATGACCTGGCTTTTGCCCGGATCCTCCTGACGATGGCCAGAGAAAAGGGCTTCAAAGGGATCATTGCGCCGAACGGCGAGACGGCGATCGCCCTCATCCAGCGCTATCATCCCAACGCGATCAGCCTCGACCTCAAGATGCCGGACGTGAGCGGCTGGGACGTCATGAATTGGATCCGAAGCCATCCTCGCTACAGCCAGATTCCTGTCTTCGTCATCTCGGTGGTCAGCAGACCGGAACAAGAGAACAAACTTGGCGCCTTCGCCTACCTCCAGAAGCCCGTGGCCAAGGAACAGCTCGAAAGCCTGCTTGGACAGGTTTCGGCCATCCTCGAGAAAAAGGTCGGAAGCGTGCTGGTCCTCGACAGCGATGCAGCGAAGCGCAACGAGATCATGCGCCTACTCGAAGCCGAAAACCTCGAATTGACCGCTGTCGCGACGGGCGCCGAAGCCATCGCAGCGCTCAAGGAAAAGGCTTTCGATTGCCTGGTCACGAAGGGTGGGATTGCCGACATGACGCCCGAGGAGCTCTGGGAGCGCCTGGGCTTGGAGCTCGAGATCCAGAACCTCCCCCTTCTCATCCACGTCGGGCAAGACCTCTCGGAGGCGGACATGAACCGTCTCAAGCACCTGGCGGCCGCCTTCGGCTACAAACCCCCGGCTGCCCCCATGCACGAACCGTCGGAACCCGCGCCGCCCTCGCCGCCTGAATCCCATCCGCCCGGAGAGGCCCAGGCCTTACTCTCGGAGCGAACGGTGCTCATCGTGGACGACGACGTGCGCAGCATCTTCGCGCTGGCGAGCGCGCTCGAAGCCTACGGCATGACGGCCTTGTTCGCGGAGAACGGGCAGGACGGCATCAGCACCCTCAAGGCCCACCCGGACATCGACCTGGTCCTGATGGACATCATGATGCCCGAGATGAGTGGGTACGACGCCATGCGGATCATTCGCGCGATCCCAGCCTTCAAGGGCCTTCCCATCATCGCGCTGACGGCCAAGGCCATGCCGGGCGACCGAGAAGAGGCCCTCAAGGCCGGAGCCTCCGACTACATCGCCAAGCCCGTCGACCTCGATCAGCTCGTCGCGCTCCTGAGTCGCTGGCTCCCTGCCAAGATCGGCAAGGCAGGCTAG